DNA sequence from the Staphylococcus epidermidis genome:
AAGGATAGAAATAGTTATTCTAAAACAGATCACGATGCCACATTTATGAGAATGAAAGAAGATCATATGAAAAATGGACAACTTAAACCGGGGTATAATTTACAAATAGCGACAAATTCTCAATTTGTTTTATTTTATGATGTGTATCAAAATCCGACTGATACAAGAACAATGATACCTTTTTTAAATACAATACAAGAGACCTACGGTCATTTACCTGAATATATTGTAGCTGACGCAGGTTATGGTAGCGAAGCCAATTATATGGCAATTATAGATAATTTTAATCGAACGCCACTCATAACTTATGGAATGTTTATAAAAGATAAAACTAAAAAATATAAAAGTGACATCTTTAATACTCAAAATTGGGATTATGACGAAATTAACGATGAATTCATTTGTCCGAATAATAAAAGACTAGGATTTAAAAGATATGCCTATCGTCATGATAAATATGGTTTTAAACGAGACTTTAAATTATATGAATGTGATGATTGTTCAGAATGCCCTCTGAAACAACAATGTATGAACTTCAATTCAAAAACAAATAAAAAAATAATGAAAAATTATAATTGGGAATATTTTAAAGCCCAAATTAATAAAAAGCTTTCAGAACCAAAAACAAAAACCATCTACAGTCAAAGAAAAATTGATGTGGAGCCTGTTTTTGGATTTATGAAGGCTATTTTGGGTTTCACTAGAATGTCCGTTCGAGGGATAGATAAAGCCAAAAGAGAATTAGGATTTGTGCTAATGGCACTTAATATAAGAAAAGTAACAGCTCAACGAGCTGAAAATAATCAAAAAAATAATAAAAAAGACAATTTCTATATTATTTCAATAGAAATTGTCTTTTTTTACTTATCCTGGGACTTTATGTCCCACACTCATTATTAAAATATAAACAATCGATGACAAAATTAATTTGAGTTGTTTACATATTTTAACTCTAGTCATCTTTGCTAAGGGAGACAACAAATTATGTCTCGTACCTTTTTATTGTTTTTTTATATCTATTACTTGATTAAAATTTTCCTTTTTTAAAGGCTAATCCTATGCCACCAAGTTTGTAAATCGCACGAGTATCAATAACTTTCTTCAAGAATGCTGCTTTTTTACCAGCGATATCTCTACCATATACAATTCCAACACCATCATTAGCACCTAATGAACATACAGTTCCACGGTTAACATATTGGAAATCTTGTGTTGATTCACCATTTAATAAACGTTTAATGTTGCTAGCAGTATGCTCACCTTGTTGCATAGCAATTTGAGCTGTTGTTGGTAATGGACGCTCTTCACCAGCTGGAATAAACGCTGAACAATCTCCTATAACAAAGATGTCATTATGACCTTCAATTGTTAAATCTTGTTTATTGATAATACGTCCACGTTTAACACCTTCAAATGATTCTTCCATTAAATGACTTCCACGCACTCCAGCAGTCCATACAGAAGTTCCGGCTTCTAATTGTTGTTTTTCTCCATTGACTTCAACAACGAAACCTTTTTCATTACAAGCGACAATAGGTGTTGCAATTTTGAATTCTACTCCACGGTCTTCTAAATATTTTACTGCATAACTAACTAAGTCGTCTGAGAACATCGGTAACATTTTAGGTGCTGCTTCAACACATGTTAACTTCACTTTACTTTGATCAACACCATATTTACTGCATAATTCAGGAATTCTATCAGTTAATTCACCTAGAAATTCAATTCCTGTAAATCCAGCTCCCCCAACTAAAATAGATAAATCTTTATCATCTTTTTCTTTAGAAGCAGCATAATTTGCGAACTTATCTTCAATGTGACGAGACAACTTACGAGAAGTTAAAACGTTCTCAATTTGGAAAGCATGTTCTTTCATACCATCAATACCAAATGTTTCGCTAACAAAACCTAGTGCAACAACTAAGATATCAAAGTCATAAACACCCTTATCAGTTTCTACACGTTTAGCATTACGATCAATTTTTGTTACCTCAGCAACAACAAAATTCACTTTATTTTTGTTGACAGTTTTCTCAACAGGATACAATAAATCTTCATAATTAATCGTACCGGCAGAAGCTTCATGCAACCAAGTTGATTCATAATGATATTCATTCTTATTAATTAAAGTAATTTCCGCTGCATCAGCAGAAAGTTCTTTTTGTAATTTAGTTACAGTTTGTAAACCAGCATAACCTGCACCTAATACGAGCACTTTCTTACGATCTTGAGCCATCTCTAATTCACCTAAGCTTTCATAATATTTTAACCAACCAACAATGTAGATAAAGGCTATAAACATATGACAAGCCAAATTGTCTCTTTCTTTATAGTCTTAGTCAACATTTAAAATTTTCAAGTCTTTTTTGGGTTTTGCTCTTCAGTTGTTCACATAAAAGACACTTTTAATCTAATTTTAATTCTATAGCTTTTACCCTATATTTTCAAGCTACAATAGGGATAGTTTGTGAAAAGTTTAATTTAATTTCGGATGGCAATATGAAATTAACATTGCTCTGGATTTCCAGCGACTTTAGCTGTTTTAAATGAACTTCCACAACCACATGAGGCAATAGCATTAGGATTGTTTATTTGAAATCCTCCACCCATAAGTGACTGTTTAAAATCAATTGTTGTTCCATTTAATACAGGAGCATCATTTCGGTCTACTAGAACTTTCAAACCATAGTATTCGAGAATTTCATCATTTTCACCAGGTTCTGCTTCGGCTGACATACCATAAGTTAATCCTGTGCATCCTCCACCATTTACTTTAATTTTTAAATAACCATCAGACATGTCGTTATTTTTTAACATGTCTCTAACTTCAAATGCTGCCGCTTCAGTTAAAATGACTGTTGGCATATAAAAAACCTCCCATAATTTTTTAATCTCTATAACAAATTCGTTATATCATTATCTTCGATATGTTGATATATGTTTTTTAATAAATCGTCTGGTGTGTTACCTTCAACAATATCACCATCTACAAGGGCATACAAGCTACTTGCGCATAGACCACAATTTTGTAGACAACCGTATTCAAGGACATCTATGTTAGGATCATTTTCTAATTTTTCAAATACAACATCACTACCTTTGGCCATATTTGAAATACAGAACTCCACTAACGGAAACATAAGTCACCTTCTTATCTTTATTAGTTTAAACATTATAACAAAGTATTCAATGTCCTGACTATCAGTCGGTATGACGATTTTAATTTTGTTTATCTTTTTAAATTTCATAATAATTAAATTGCATTCTACATTTGTTTGTAGTCATTTTGAAAAATAGATATAATAGTCATGCATACAAGTATTATAACTATCAGGGACTAGGAATCATCTTCATTTAGAGTATTCTAGTGATTTTTGAAAAGGGTTTCAATAAAACAATTATAACAAAGGGGTATTAATCAATGAAAAACTTAGTATTACTAGGCGGGGGCTATGGTAATATGCGAATTATGTCGCGCATTTTACCTCATTCAATTCCTGAGGGATATCACTTAACTTTAATCGACCGCATGCCATTCCACGGTTTAAAACCTGAATTTTATGCACTTGCAGCAGGAACTAAATCTGACAAAGAGGTGCGAATCCAATTTCCAGATAGCAGTCAAATTAATACGGTTTATGGGGAAATCAGTGATATAGATTTAGACGAACAAATGATAACAGTTGGAAATTCAAAAATAGATTATGACGAACTTATCATTGGTCTAGGGTGTGAGGATAAATATCATAATGTCCCTGGTGCTGAAGCATATACACATAGCATTCAAACATTATCTAAATCGCGTGAAACATACCATAGAATTAGCGAGTTACCTAAAGGGGCACGTGTAGGTATCGTTGGGGCAGGTTTAAGTGGCATTGAATTAGCGAGCGAACTACGTGAAAGTCGATCAGACTTGGAAATTTTATTATATGATAGAGGGCCTCGAATTTTAAGGAATTTTCCTGAGAAACTGAGTAAATACATATCTAATTGGTTTTCTAAACACAATGTTACTGTAGTGCCTAATTCAGTCATCGACAGAGTAGAACCCGGAAAAATTTATAATAATGGTAAACCAGAAAATATTGATTTAGTCGTTTGGACAGCAGGCATACAACCTGTTGAAATTGTGCGTAATCTTCCTATTGATATGAGTACCTCTGGACGTGTGATTATTAATCAGTACCATCAAGTCCCAACCTATAGAAATGTCTATGTCGTAGGTGACTGTGCTAATTTACCACATGCCCCCAGTGCTCAACTAGCAGAACTACAAGGCGAACAGATTGCTGAGGTTTTGAAGAAGC
Encoded proteins:
- a CDS encoding NAD(P)/FAD-dependent oxidoreductase produces the protein MKNLVLLGGGYGNMRIMSRILPHSIPEGYHLTLIDRMPFHGLKPEFYALAAGTKSDKEVRIQFPDSSQINTVYGEISDIDLDEQMITVGNSKIDYDELIIGLGCEDKYHNVPGAEAYTHSIQTLSKSRETYHRISELPKGARVGIVGAGLSGIELASELRESRSDLEILLYDRGPRILRNFPEKLSKYISNWFSKHNVTVVPNSVIDRVEPGKIYNNGKPENIDLVVWTAGIQPVEIVRNLPIDMSTSGRVIINQYHQVPTYRNVYVVGDCANLPHAPSAQLAELQGEQIAEVLKKQWNNEPLPDKMPEIKVQGFLGSLGDKQGFAYIMDRTVTGRLASILKSGVLWRYKYHNG
- a CDS encoding NAD(P)/FAD-dependent oxidoreductase, producing MAQDRKKVLVLGAGYAGLQTVTKLQKELSADAAEITLINKNEYHYESTWLHEASAGTINYEDLLYPVEKTVNKNKVNFVVAEVTKIDRNAKRVETDKGVYDFDILVVALGFVSETFGIDGMKEHAFQIENVLTSRKLSRHIEDKFANYAASKEKDDKDLSILVGGAGFTGIEFLGELTDRIPELCSKYGVDQSKVKLTCVEAAPKMLPMFSDDLVSYAVKYLEDRGVEFKIATPIVACNEKGFVVEVNGEKQQLEAGTSVWTAGVRGSHLMEESFEGVKRGRIINKQDLTIEGHNDIFVIGDCSAFIPAGEERPLPTTAQIAMQQGEHTASNIKRLLNGESTQDFQYVNRGTVCSLGANDGVGIVYGRDIAGKKAAFLKKVIDTRAIYKLGGIGLAFKKGKF
- a CDS encoding HesB/IscA family protein — encoded protein: MPTVILTEAAAFEVRDMLKNNDMSDGYLKIKVNGGGCTGLTYGMSAEAEPGENDEILEYYGLKVLVDRNDAPVLNGTTIDFKQSLMGGGFQINNPNAIASCGCGSSFKTAKVAGNPEQC
- a CDS encoding YuzB family protein — encoded protein: MFPLVEFCISNMAKGSDVVFEKLENDPNIDVLEYGCLQNCGLCASSLYALVDGDIVEGNTPDDLLKNIYQHIEDNDITNLL
- a CDS encoding IS1182-like element ISSep1 family transposase — translated: MYKDYNMTQLTLPMETSVLIPTNDISRHVNDIVETIPETEFDEFRHHRGATSYHPKMMLKVVLYAYTQSVFSGRKIEKLLNDSIRMMWLSQNQKPSYKTINRFRVNPKVDALLESLFIQFHSQCLKQNLIDDQAIFIDGTKVEANANRYTFVWKKSIQNHESRMNENSKALYHELVINKIIPEIKKDHDNDLTKEEIDLIGSHLDKEIEDLNQHIDNEKCTKIRKQIRLKRTKIKKYKKQINDYSQRKHKYEVQKSILKDRNSYSKTDHDATFMRMKEDHMKNGQLKPGYNLQIATNSQFVLFYDVYQNPTDTRTMIPFLNTIQETYGHLPEYIVADAGYGSEANYMAIIDNFNRTPLITYGMFIKDKTKKYKSDIFNTQNWDYDEINDEFICPNNKRLGFKRYAYRHDKYGFKRDFKLYECDDCSECPLKQQCMNFNSKTNKKIMKNYNWEYFKAQINKKLSEPKTKTIYSQRKIDVEPVFGFMKAILGFTRMSVRGIDKAKRELGFVLMALNIRKVTAQRAENNQKNNKKDNFYIISIEIVFFYLSWDFMSHTHY